One Psychrobacillus glaciei genomic region harbors:
- a CDS encoding DUF2268 domain-containing putative Zn-dependent protease (predicted Zn-dependent protease with a strongly conserved HExxH motif) — translation MNNIEIINLVPRFLNFYDKAIQPMIDEEQRWALWEQHYNFAAVPPGDAGRKIARSLFEQAWPHYDAKLESIKQWKSDETKLQLYLKQVKSLLKCFEPINLVVIYFVGAMENNAFVAPFDEKKLALCLPIEDGITETTLVHELTHVVHTHTANLATEWERTIGSTILQEGLATQISKYLVPGKPDYEYIEYKEGWLDSCIVNKKEIFKGAFQFLNDSSSEAVEKFTFGTGTTQHEREAYFMGWEIVQLLLKNGMSFSEMASVQERDIPDFIGKIFPELI, via the coding sequence TTGAATAATATAGAAATAATTAATCTTGTACCAAGATTTTTAAACTTTTATGATAAAGCGATTCAACCAATGATAGATGAAGAGCAAAGATGGGCTCTTTGGGAGCAACATTATAATTTCGCAGCAGTACCTCCTGGAGATGCAGGTAGAAAAATAGCTAGATCTTTGTTTGAGCAGGCTTGGCCACACTATGATGCAAAATTGGAATCAATAAAACAATGGAAATCCGATGAAACAAAACTGCAACTTTATTTAAAACAAGTTAAGTCGTTGTTAAAATGTTTTGAACCGATTAATTTAGTGGTCATTTACTTTGTAGGTGCAATGGAAAATAATGCATTTGTTGCTCCGTTTGATGAGAAGAAATTAGCATTGTGTTTACCGATAGAAGATGGGATAACAGAAACCACGCTTGTACATGAATTAACGCATGTTGTCCACACTCATACAGCAAACTTAGCGACCGAATGGGAACGTACGATAGGCTCTACTATTTTGCAAGAAGGCCTAGCGACACAGATTAGTAAGTACCTAGTTCCTGGGAAGCCAGACTATGAGTATATTGAATATAAAGAAGGATGGCTTGATTCTTGTATAGTAAATAAAAAAGAAATATTCAAAGGTGCTTTTCAATTCCTAAATGATTCTTCTTCTGAAGCAGTTGAAAAATTTACATTTGGTACTGGTACAACACAACATGAAAGAGAAGCTTACTTTATGGGGTGGGAAATTGTTCAATTATTATTGAAGAATGGCATGAGTTTCTCGGAAATGGCGAGTGTACAAGAGCGAGACATACCAGACTTTATTGGAAAAATCTTTCCGGAGTTGATTTAA
- a CDS encoding MBL fold metallo-hydrolase codes for MIQYENENVRIYQSSLYVTTSAVIELDEAIILTDPNWLPQEVEEIRIYINQIIKDKQLYIIYTHSDFDHIIGSGAFPNAKVIATNKFSENKHKEEAMNQVHTFDQKYYLQRNYKPVYPQVDHIVSKDGQELALGTSKLTFYLAPGHTDDGLFTVIEPSGIFLSGDYLSDVEFPFIYSSYLDYLKTIAKANDIFSRHNISIHVPGHGHTTENVEEIQSRIEFSENYLNHLLDDLDNMEEVLQRKYPFFEGMKKLHNDNKELAMKEMEKPS; via the coding sequence ATGATTCAATACGAAAACGAAAATGTTAGAATTTACCAAAGCTCTTTATATGTAACTACGTCAGCAGTGATTGAACTTGATGAAGCAATTATTTTGACCGACCCTAATTGGCTACCACAAGAGGTTGAGGAAATTAGGATATATATTAACCAAATAATAAAAGACAAACAGCTTTATATTATTTACACACATAGTGATTTTGACCATATTATTGGTTCAGGTGCATTTCCTAACGCGAAAGTGATAGCTACAAATAAGTTTAGCGAAAATAAACATAAAGAGGAAGCGATGAATCAAGTACATACATTTGATCAAAAGTACTATTTACAGCGAAATTATAAACCTGTATATCCTCAAGTGGATCATATCGTATCAAAAGATGGACAAGAATTAGCGTTAGGAACAAGTAAGTTAACATTTTATTTAGCGCCAGGTCACACTGATGATGGTTTATTTACAGTGATTGAGCCTTCTGGAATATTCCTTTCAGGTGACTATTTATCAGATGTTGAATTTCCATTTATATATAGTAGTTATCTTGATTATCTTAAAACTATAGCTAAAGCCAATGACATATTTTCTAGACACAATATTTCCATTCATGTTCCTGGACATGGTCATACAACTGAAAACGTTGAAGAAATCCAAAGTAGAATAGAGTTTTCCGAAAATTATCTAAATCATCTATTGGATGATCTAGATAATATGGAAGAAGTATTGCAACGTAAATATCCATTCTTTGAAGGTATGAAAAAATTGCATAATGATAATAAGGAGTTGGCAATGAAAGAAATGGAAAAACCAAGTTGA
- a CDS encoding histidine phosphatase family protein — MTNLYFVRHAHSTYTPDELGRPLSERGMTDAKRMTRLLQMEEIDHVVSSPFKRAMQTVEGIANELGKDIEIIDGFKERLLSDRPVADFNEAIKKVWSNFDFSLDGGESNNIAQERGVAATIQVLDKYNGQNVAIGTHGNIMVLIMNYFDPQYDVHFWEQLAMPDIYKLTFHEKHLIEVIRIDENNI, encoded by the coding sequence ATTACGAATTTATATTTTGTTAGACATGCACATTCTACCTATACACCAGACGAGCTTGGAAGACCATTGTCTGAACGTGGAATGACAGATGCAAAGAGAATGACTAGACTTCTGCAAATGGAGGAAATAGATCATGTCGTTTCTAGCCCATTTAAGAGAGCAATGCAAACAGTTGAAGGGATTGCTAATGAATTAGGTAAAGATATCGAAATTATTGATGGTTTTAAAGAACGGTTATTGTCGGACCGGCCAGTAGCAGACTTTAACGAGGCGATCAAAAAAGTTTGGTCTAATTTTGATTTTTCTTTAGATGGCGGTGAATCAAATAACATCGCTCAGGAAAGAGGCGTTGCAGCAACTATTCAAGTTCTTGATAAATACAACGGTCAAAACGTTGCTATCGGAACGCATGGAAACATTATGGTGTTAATCATGAACTATTTTGATCCACAATATGATGTTCATTTCTGGGAGCAGCTTGCAATGCCTGATATATACAAACTCACTTTTCATGAAAAGCATTTAATAGAAGTGATAAGAATCGATGAAAATAATATCTGA
- a CDS encoding NUDIX hydrolase encodes MIAQGIIVQGNSVLMVKLYVQRGNIVWNFPGGGVEENETPEQGCVSEVKEETGYDVQITKLLHEKNYNYTYLTEIIGGELFLDREKEYNQDILETAWIDLSNSYPFDSFTKPLLQRYLNEIEVKNG; translated from the coding sequence ATGATTGCTCAAGGAATAATAGTTCAAGGTAATAGTGTTTTAATGGTTAAGCTGTACGTCCAAAGGGGGAATATCGTTTGGAATTTTCCAGGTGGAGGTGTAGAAGAAAATGAAACACCTGAACAAGGTTGCGTCAGCGAAGTAAAAGAGGAAACTGGTTACGATGTTCAAATAACAAAACTGCTGCATGAAAAAAATTATAATTACACATATTTAACAGAAATTATTGGAGGTGAACTTTTTCTTGATAGAGAGAAAGAATATAACCAAGATATCCTTGAAACTGCATGGATTGATTTAAGCAACTCCTATCCATTTGACTCTTTTACTAAGCCTTTGTTGCAACGATATTTGAATGAAATAGAAGTGAAAAATGGTTAG
- a CDS encoding alpha/beta fold hydrolase, with product MVYSMGGAYAIRIAVEQANLKGLILCDYPAKYSSIPTSWSDKVISNGFIREEKKHVVIGIQKDSMQTELYHELSLLDIPVKIFKGGTDGSLLKESELEKYRWYFKDITICEIQEAGHKL from the coding sequence ATGGTTTATTCAATGGGGGGGGCATATGCCATTAGGATTGCAGTTGAACAGGCGAATTTGAAAGGATTAATCTTATGTGATTATCCTGCGAAATATTCTTCTATTCCTACTTCATGGTCAGATAAAGTAATTAGTAATGGATTTATAAGGGAAGAAAAGAAACATGTAGTGATAGGTATTCAAAAAGATTCAATGCAAACAGAGCTTTATCATGAATTATCGCTTCTAGATATACCAGTAAAAATTTTTAAAGGTGGAACAGATGGGTCACTTTTAAAAGAAAGTGAATTGGAAAAATATAGATGGTACTTTAAGGATATAACTATTTGTGAAATACAGGAAGCAGGACATAAATTATGA
- a CDS encoding GNAT family N-acetyltransferase — protein sequence MILELDKAEYSKCRNLLNEQGQLEAIAVVERINPGRIFVDNINNPASGLIWLGNNDGFIFFGSEQNEGFNNGLNHFINKVIIPEAKKVQLKWFEGIGNHEKWDNIIEKVFEHRKLDTWNQRVYSLQLGDYKGHSEPIIDQGYKVIKISDTVLENSDNSIINIGFLQSKILDFWSSTETFISKGMGYCIIHQNEVVSICFSGFVVGNVHCIDIETLEAHQRKKLAQRVVHSFVKDCLKKNIVPYWDCMEMNKPSVAVAENMGFGNIFNYVGYQFLLE from the coding sequence ATGATATTGGAATTAGATAAAGCAGAATATAGTAAGTGTAGAAATTTGTTAAATGAACAAGGGCAATTGGAAGCAATAGCAGTTGTTGAAAGAATAAATCCGGGTCGTATATTTGTAGATAATATTAATAACCCGGCATCTGGCCTTATTTGGTTAGGAAATAATGATGGATTTATATTTTTTGGAAGTGAGCAAAACGAGGGGTTTAATAATGGATTAAACCATTTTATTAACAAAGTAATCATTCCAGAAGCAAAAAAAGTCCAACTAAAATGGTTCGAAGGAATTGGCAATCATGAAAAATGGGATAACATAATTGAAAAAGTTTTTGAACATCGTAAATTAGATACCTGGAATCAAAGGGTTTACTCCTTACAGCTAGGTGACTATAAAGGTCATTCTGAACCTATAATAGATCAAGGATATAAGGTTATTAAAATCTCTGATACCGTTCTTGAAAATAGTGATAATTCAATAATAAACATTGGATTTTTACAATCAAAAATATTAGATTTTTGGTCCTCAACTGAAACTTTCATTAGTAAAGGAATGGGGTATTGTATTATTCATCAAAATGAAGTTGTGAGTATTTGTTTTTCAGGTTTTGTTGTTGGAAATGTACACTGCATAGATATTGAAACATTAGAGGCTCATCAGAGGAAAAAATTAGCACAAAGGGTAGTGCACAGTTTTGTTAAAGATTGCTTGAAGAAGAATATTGTTCCGTATTGGGATTGTATGGAAATGAACAAGCCTTCTGTTGCAGTTGCAGAGAATATGGGGTTCGGAAATATATTTAATTATGTTGGCTATCAATTTTTACTCGAATAA